One window of Actinomycetota bacterium genomic DNA carries:
- a CDS encoding glycosyltransferase family 4 protein, whose translation MKIAMLAPPWIKIPPAGYGGIEWVVHYLTEELVKRGNDVTLFATGDSTTTADLVSAFDEQMPDRIGVTLYDVQHVANCMRHAGDFEVIHDHSGFAAVAFAEFIDAPIVHTLHGPFTPDTCRFYSSFRNSAHYVSISDYQRSCCPNLQHTGTVYNPIDIQGWPYRGKDEKEDYVLAFGRICADKGFHTAIEVAKSAGEKLVIAGTVQHQYRDYYETLIKPHVDGEQVKFVGEVSLTEKWNLFSKAKAFLFPIQWPEPFGLVMIEAMAAGTPVIAFPEGSVPEVVADGVSGFLVDDAREMVEALGRLDEIDPAACREYVQEKFSVSKCADGYEHVYQKVVGS comes from the coding sequence GTGAAGATAGCAATGCTCGCTCCCCCCTGGATCAAAATCCCGCCAGCCGGCTATGGCGGCATCGAATGGGTCGTACATTATCTGACCGAGGAGCTGGTTAAGCGGGGAAACGATGTGACCCTCTTCGCCACCGGCGATTCGACCACGACGGCAGATCTGGTGTCGGCCTTTGACGAACAGATGCCCGACCGCATCGGCGTGACCCTTTACGACGTCCAGCACGTGGCCAACTGCATGAGGCACGCAGGCGATTTCGAGGTGATCCACGATCACAGTGGTTTCGCCGCCGTGGCCTTTGCCGAATTCATCGATGCGCCGATCGTACATACCCTGCACGGGCCCTTCACGCCAGATACCTGCCGTTTCTACAGCAGTTTCCGGAATTCCGCCCACTACGTCAGCATCAGCGATTACCAGCGAAGCTGCTGCCCCAACCTCCAGCACACCGGCACTGTCTACAACCCGATCGATATACAGGGCTGGCCTTACCGGGGTAAGGATGAAAAGGAAGACTACGTGCTGGCCTTCGGCCGGATCTGCGCCGACAAGGGCTTCCACACCGCCATCGAAGTGGCCAAGAGCGCTGGCGAGAAACTGGTCATAGCCGGCACTGTCCAGCATCAGTACCGCGATTACTATGAAACCCTGATCAAGCCCCACGTGGACGGCGAGCAGGTAAAGTTCGTCGGCGAGGTGAGCCTGACTGAGAAATGGAACCTGTTCTCGAAGGCCAAGGCGTTCCTTTTCCCCATCCAGTGGCCGGAGCCGTTCGGGCTGGTAATGATCGAGGCCATGGCCGCGGGAACGCCCGTCATCGCCTTTCCGGAGGGCTCGGTGCCCGAAGTCGTGGCCGACGGGGTCAGCGGTTTTCTGGTCGATGACGCACGCGAAATGGTCGAGGCGCTGGGGCGCCTGGATGAAATCGACCCGGCCGCCTGCAGGGAATATGTACAGGAGAAATTCAGTGTCAGCAAATGCGCGGACGGTTACGAGCATGTCTACCAAAAAGTCGTCGGGAGTTAA
- a CDS encoding bifunctional oligoribonuclease/PAP phosphatase NrnA encodes MSGAQSMDKALEAVADALGKEKRALITCHVKPDGDALGCLIATHRALSQLGADSIMYLADAGSIAPEYQWLSGLDEAVCGEAPADSASRTLVAVDCGNAERIGNDDLVKAAPRIINIDHHSDNSRFGGLNLVVGNASSTAEILYFILKKMGVEITAEMGEALYTGILVDSGRFQYSSATATTFRVAADLIAAGVDHTAIFRHVYETVPLAKTRLLCRLLTNMTIACDGRLAIGILDHSDFESAGATDGLTEGLVDNLRSIDGVEVAALIYARSAAGNEPGRSGAGQPLYRVSLRSSSEKQNVQKIAKGKGGGGHRQASGFTAEGETTDEIMAYLIESVCPARDNG; translated from the coding sequence GTGAGCGGCGCCCAGTCCATGGACAAGGCCCTGGAAGCAGTCGCGGACGCCCTCGGCAAGGAAAAGCGCGCGCTCATCACCTGTCATGTGAAGCCCGACGGCGACGCCCTGGGATGCCTGATCGCCACGCATCGCGCCCTGTCACAGCTGGGCGCTGACAGCATCATGTACCTGGCCGACGCCGGCTCGATCGCTCCCGAATATCAATGGCTGTCGGGACTGGACGAAGCGGTGTGCGGCGAGGCGCCCGCGGACTCGGCTTCCCGTACGCTCGTGGCTGTCGACTGCGGCAACGCCGAGCGCATCGGCAATGACGACCTGGTCAAGGCCGCGCCCAGGATCATCAACATCGACCACCATTCCGACAACTCCCGGTTCGGGGGTCTGAACCTGGTGGTCGGCAACGCCAGCTCGACGGCGGAGATACTATATTTCATCCTCAAGAAGATGGGCGTCGAGATAACGGCGGAGATGGGCGAGGCCCTCTATACCGGGATCCTGGTCGACAGCGGCCGCTTTCAGTATTCCTCAGCCACGGCGACTACTTTTCGGGTGGCGGCGGACCTCATCGCCGCCGGCGTAGACCATACCGCCATCTTCCGGCACGTATATGAGACCGTGCCGCTGGCCAAAACCAGGCTTCTCTGCCGGCTGCTGACAAACATGACCATTGCCTGTGACGGCCGTCTGGCCATCGGTATCCTCGACCATAGCGATTTCGAGTCAGCCGGCGCCACCGACGGCCTCACCGAAGGCCTGGTGGATAACCTCAGGTCCATAGACGGCGTCGAGGTGGCTGCGCTGATATACGCCCGGTCGGCCGCCGGCAACGAACCCGGCCGCTCAGGGGCGGGCCAGCCGCTCTACCGAGTCAGCCTTCGCTCGTCATCCGAGAAGCAGAACGTGCAGAAGATAGCCAAGGGAAAAGGCGGCGGCGGACACCGGCAGGCTTCGGGCTTCACCGCCGAAGGCGAAACGACTGACGAAATCATGGCTTACCTCATCGAGAGCGTCTGCCCCGCCCGCGATAATGGTTAG